The proteins below are encoded in one region of Chryseobacterium wanjuense:
- the dtd gene encoding D-aminoacyl-tRNA deacylase, whose amino-acid sequence MKVVIQRVSESHVKVDGKIVGEIGKGLMLLVGIDENDSKADADWIVQKILNLRIFGDDEGKLNLSVVDIAGEILCISQFTLIADYKKGNRPSFIKAAKPDTAIPLFDYFKEEISKSGLKTESGIFGSDMKVSLINDGPVTIVMDSITKA is encoded by the coding sequence ATGAAAGTCGTTATACAGAGAGTTTCCGAGTCCCATGTAAAAGTAGATGGAAAAATAGTGGGTGAGATCGGAAAAGGATTAATGCTTTTGGTAGGAATTGATGAAAATGATTCAAAAGCGGATGCTGACTGGATAGTTCAGAAAATTTTAAACTTAAGAATTTTCGGGGATGATGAAGGAAAGCTCAATTTATCTGTCGTTGATATAGCCGGAGAGATACTGTGTATCAGTCAGTTTACCTTAATTGCAGATTATAAAAAAGGAAACCGCCCTTCTTTCATTAAAGCGGCAAAACCCGATACCGCTATTCCTCTTTTTGATTATTTTAAAGAAGAAATTTCAAAATCCGGACTGAAAACCGAAAGCGGAATCTTCGGTTCAGATATGAAAGTTTCATTAATTAACGACGGACCCGTAACAATTGTTATGGATTCCATCACAAAAGCCTAA
- a CDS encoding DUF4153 domain-containing protein, with the protein MKTHHYIFLTTALFIIVFYDQELALNVGIIGIIYSLLTLFRTPEKNRTKTFFFLFAASILSDIAFAWYRDFPSLLAVLSSFLLLGYRSKNRRMKILFLIPVFVTNCFTALCRFFSFDEWLPRKDVPGLWQKTMAFVLIPLILISIFFGIYSAGSDHFANLFTNIEFDINFWQLLAITVLGFFIAFNYWNYVVEKIIYKSNHLLNNDFQEKDKIQKSTYSFLDLDAERMSGVISFFALNILLIFFIITYNYEQFYEVSKTPAQLSEETHERVNAVIMSIVMAILVIMFYFKSNFNFDTKAGSMKILAKIWIFLNAILVVSAMVKNSEYIINYGFTYKRLGVYGFLILALIGLIMTFIKIQQKKRNAFLFNTMTWYLYGFILVCSYINWGGIITSENMKRKDFVVDYHKDKIHFNEKILLKYAEEKKDSKLKAEILNKIKPEQKEKFFSKILYYETFK; encoded by the coding sequence ATGAAAACACATCACTATATATTTCTTACGACAGCCTTATTTATCATCGTATTTTACGATCAGGAACTTGCCTTGAATGTAGGAATCATCGGGATTATTTATTCTCTGCTTACTCTTTTCAGAACGCCGGAAAAGAACAGGACAAAAACATTCTTTTTCCTTTTTGCAGCAAGCATTCTTTCGGATATCGCTTTTGCTTGGTACCGTGATTTTCCTTCATTACTGGCGGTTTTAAGTTCGTTTTTGCTCTTAGGGTACCGTTCGAAAAACAGAAGAATGAAAATCCTTTTCCTGATCCCGGTTTTCGTTACAAATTGTTTTACAGCGCTTTGCCGGTTTTTCAGTTTTGATGAATGGCTTCCAAGAAAAGATGTTCCGGGATTGTGGCAGAAAACAATGGCTTTTGTGTTAATTCCTTTAATTCTGATTTCTATTTTCTTTGGAATTTATTCTGCCGGAAGTGATCATTTTGCAAATCTTTTCACCAATATTGAATTTGATATTAATTTTTGGCAGCTGTTAGCCATCACGGTTCTGGGCTTTTTTATAGCCTTTAATTATTGGAATTATGTGGTCGAAAAAATTATTTACAAGAGTAATCATTTGTTAAACAATGATTTTCAGGAAAAGGACAAAATTCAAAAATCGACCTATTCATTTCTTGACCTGGATGCCGAGAGAATGAGTGGTGTAATTTCTTTCTTTGCATTAAATATTTTGTTGATTTTTTTCATCATTACCTACAATTACGAGCAGTTTTATGAAGTCTCAAAAACTCCGGCCCAGCTTTCGGAAGAAACACACGAAAGGGTAAATGCAGTGATCATGTCTATTGTGATGGCCATTCTAGTGATCATGTTTTATTTTAAATCAAATTTTAACTTTGATACAAAGGCAGGCTCGATGAAAATTTTAGCTAAAATCTGGATTTTCCTGAATGCTATTCTTGTCGTTTCTGCAATGGTAAAAAACTCAGAATACATTATCAATTATGGGTTTACTTACAAAAGATTGGGCGTTTACGGATTTTTGATTTTAGCCTTAATTGGTTTGATAATGACTTTTATAAAAATTCAGCAAAAGAAAAGAAATGCTTTCCTTTTCAATACAATGACCTGGTATCTTTACGGATTTATCCTGGTTTGCAGCTACATCAACTGGGGCGGAATCATCACTTCAGAGAATATGAAACGCAAAGATTTTGTTGTAGATTATCATAAAGATAAGATTCATTTCAATGAAAAAATTCTCTTAAAATATGCAGAAGAAAAAAAGGATTCAAAATTAAAAGCTGAAATTTTAAACAAAATAAAACCGGAACAAAAAGAAAAGTTTTTCTCAAAAATTCTTTATTACGAAACATTTAAATAA
- a CDS encoding SusC/RagA family TonB-linked outer membrane protein: MMKLKFCTLSVATVFFIGQNLSAQKKKSDTLAKEKQIDEVVIVAYGSQKKETLVGSNTEIKAKQFADRPITNIGQAIDGASPGVKISTGTGQPGSAPSIQIRGISSYAGSNDPLIILDGTPFTGSLSAINTNDIASFNILKDAASTSLYGSAAANGVILITTKSGRKGGRDILNFNMSTGYVGRSIPEYDRVNAYQYYPLIWEAIRNGQLAIGSTLANANAYASTNLIPGVLKQNAFDVPNNLLVVDGILNPNARLKYTDLDWQKPLIRTGFRQNYELNYSGGTNKTTYYSSVGYTNESGYLVKSDFERFTAKLKVDSQIRDWLKLGTSLNAVSSYGNNAIDGASSNSSYVNPYNWIRNIGPIYSPFAHDANTFATLYDANGNVIYDNSARGADAASGRNVIQENLLNSDVSKNFYIVSRAYAEFKIDPYLTLSTNVGYDVRNNRRSRYGNKIIGDAAPAGSAERTSIIEQTLTFNQLLNYKRKFGSHNFEFLLGHENYKYMYEYLYGYKTGQVVDNNSELINFITPTALTSQTDNYRKESFFSRLNYDYKSKYLLSGSVRWDASSRFAKDVRWHPFWSIGAGWRVKGEDFLKNSSTISELKLRGSYGQVGNDNTNTSDNAQNFYMYQNTFSLGYNNAQEAGILFNVKADPTITWESNNQSDLALDFGLFNNRITGTVEYYNRITKDMIFPVPQPVSAGIPGNAIYKNVGTMYNRGFEIGLNADVIKTPNFVWSLNANASTLKNEITQLSDGITEIINGSKKISVGHSVYDYWMKQWYGVDPADGSPLFLVADAYANTPASDIRTVNGVLVTTNHNKAKLDYSGSAIPKVFGSFGTSLNYKQWALSTMFTYQIGGKTYDSNYQTLMSSYSQGGALSTDILDRWTTPGQITDVPALNSATYLNSNATSSRWLVKSDFISLRQATLSYSFNPEEISRYGLTSLKLILSGENLWSKTARKGLEPGQSFNGTTTNRYTPARIISIGANLSF, from the coding sequence ATGATGAAACTAAAGTTTTGCACGCTCAGCGTTGCAACAGTATTCTTTATTGGTCAAAACCTATCTGCACAAAAAAAGAAAAGTGACACGCTGGCCAAAGAAAAGCAAATTGACGAAGTTGTGATTGTGGCCTATGGTTCTCAGAAAAAGGAAACACTTGTTGGTTCCAATACTGAGATCAAAGCCAAGCAATTTGCAGACCGACCTATTACCAATATCGGGCAGGCTATTGATGGAGCGAGCCCCGGGGTGAAAATAAGTACAGGAACAGGGCAGCCGGGAAGTGCTCCCAGTATTCAGATTAGAGGAATCAGTTCTTATGCGGGCTCGAACGATCCGTTAATTATCTTAGACGGAACTCCTTTTACAGGTTCATTATCAGCTATTAATACAAATGATATCGCCTCTTTTAACATTTTGAAAGATGCCGCATCTACATCCCTTTACGGATCTGCAGCTGCCAACGGGGTAATCCTGATTACGACAAAATCCGGAAGAAAAGGTGGCCGGGATATACTTAATTTTAATATGAGTACCGGATATGTAGGAAGGTCAATACCTGAATATGACAGGGTAAATGCCTATCAGTATTATCCTCTTATCTGGGAAGCGATCAGAAACGGACAATTGGCAATTGGAAGTACTTTGGCAAATGCAAATGCCTATGCTTCTACTAACTTGATTCCGGGTGTTTTAAAGCAAAATGCTTTTGACGTTCCCAATAATTTGTTGGTGGTAGATGGAATTCTGAACCCTAATGCAAGATTAAAATATACTGATCTTGATTGGCAAAAACCATTGATCAGAACAGGTTTCAGACAAAATTACGAATTGAATTACAGTGGCGGGACAAACAAAACCACATATTATTCATCAGTAGGGTACACGAATGAATCCGGATATCTTGTAAAATCAGACTTTGAGAGATTTACGGCAAAATTAAAAGTAGACTCGCAAATAAGAGACTGGCTAAAATTGGGAACAAGTCTCAATGCTGTATCCTCTTACGGAAATAATGCAATAGACGGAGCTAGCAGCAACAGTTCTTATGTCAACCCCTACAACTGGATAAGAAATATTGGTCCTATTTATAGCCCATTTGCCCATGATGCTAATACGTTTGCGACTCTTTATGATGCCAACGGAAATGTAATTTATGACAATTCTGCAAGAGGTGCAGATGCTGCGTCAGGGAGAAACGTTATTCAGGAAAACCTTTTAAATAGCGATGTTTCTAAAAACTTTTATATTGTTTCAAGAGCATATGCCGAATTTAAGATAGATCCTTATCTTACGCTATCTACCAATGTAGGATATGATGTAAGAAATAACAGAAGAAGCAGATATGGAAATAAAATTATTGGTGATGCGGCTCCTGCAGGATCAGCTGAAAGAACTTCTATCATTGAGCAGACACTTACCTTTAATCAATTATTAAATTATAAAAGAAAATTCGGCTCGCATAATTTTGAGTTTTTGCTAGGTCATGAAAACTACAAATATATGTACGAATATTTGTACGGATACAAAACAGGGCAGGTTGTTGATAATAATTCAGAATTAATTAACTTCATTACCCCTACTGCTTTAACTTCCCAGACAGATAACTATCGTAAGGAGAGTTTTTTCTCAAGGTTAAATTATGATTATAAATCAAAATATTTATTATCGGGATCTGTAAGATGGGATGCCTCATCAAGATTTGCTAAGGATGTAAGATGGCATCCGTTCTGGTCAATAGGTGCAGGATGGAGAGTGAAAGGTGAAGATTTCCTTAAAAACTCTAGTACAATAAGTGAGTTGAAATTAAGGGGATCATATGGGCAAGTTGGGAATGATAATACCAACACGAGTGACAACGCTCAGAATTTTTATATGTATCAAAACACCTTTAGTCTAGGGTATAATAATGCCCAGGAAGCGGGGATATTATTTAATGTAAAAGCTGACCCTACAATTACATGGGAATCAAATAACCAATCTGATTTGGCTTTGGACTTCGGGCTTTTCAATAACCGAATTACGGGGACTGTAGAATATTACAATAGAATTACAAAGGATATGATATTCCCTGTTCCACAACCTGTTTCTGCGGGTATTCCGGGGAATGCTATTTACAAGAATGTAGGAACAATGTACAACAGAGGATTTGAAATCGGCTTAAATGCAGATGTAATCAAAACTCCGAATTTCGTGTGGAGCTTAAATGCCAATGCTTCTACTCTTAAAAATGAAATCACACAATTATCAGACGGAATTACAGAAATTATTAATGGTTCTAAAAAAATATCGGTAGGACATTCGGTATATGATTATTGGATGAAACAATGGTATGGCGTAGACCCGGCAGATGGATCACCATTATTTTTAGTTGCCGATGCATATGCCAATACTCCGGCTTCAGATATTAGAACCGTGAATGGTGTTTTGGTTACTACCAACCATAATAAAGCTAAGCTTGATTACTCAGGATCTGCTATTCCTAAAGTGTTTGGTAGCTTTGGAACATCTTTAAATTATAAGCAATGGGCTTTATCAACAATGTTTACTTATCAGATCGGAGGTAAGACATATGATTCTAATTATCAGACTTTAATGTCGAGCTATTCTCAGGGAGGGGCTCTTAGTACAGATATTCTGGATCGATGGACAACTCCTGGACAAATAACGGATGTTCCGGCATTAAATTCTGCAACTTATCTGAATTCTAATGCTACCTCAAGCAGATGGTTGGTAAAATCTGATTTTATATCATTAAGACAAGCAACTTTAAGCTACAGCTTTAATCCTGAGGAAATTTCAAGATATGGGCTTACCTCTTTAAAATTGATTTTATCAGGGGAAAATCTTTGGAGCAAAACAGCAAGAAAAGGGTTAGAACCTGGGCAGTCATTTAATGGTACTACAACAAACAGATATACTCCGGCAAGAATCATTTCAATTGGTGCTAATTTATCATTCTAA
- a CDS encoding HIT family protein encodes MSTIFTKIINGEIPSYKIAEDENFIAFLDAMPLVKGHTLVVPKKEVDLIFDMESEEYKNLWGFVQEVAKKIKNAIPCVRVGVAVVGLEVPHAHIHLIPLNKMEDMNFRNERLKLSNEEYTEIQNSIINS; translated from the coding sequence ATGAGTACAATATTCACAAAGATCATCAACGGCGAAATTCCTTCCTATAAAATTGCCGAAGATGAAAACTTCATTGCGTTTCTGGACGCAATGCCTTTGGTAAAAGGACACACGTTGGTTGTTCCCAAAAAAGAAGTTGATTTAATTTTTGATATGGAAAGCGAAGAGTACAAAAACCTTTGGGGATTTGTTCAGGAAGTTGCCAAAAAAATTAAAAACGCGATCCCATGTGTGAGAGTAGGAGTGGCTGTTGTAGGATTGGAAGTTCCTCATGCACATATTCACCTGATTCCTTTGAATAAAATGGAGGATATGAACTTTAGGAATGAGAGATTGAAATTGTCAAACGAAGAGTATACTGAGATTCAGAACTCGATTATTAATTCTTAA
- a CDS encoding FKBP-type peptidyl-prolyl cis-trans isomerase, which yields MKKTLITLVLLTATTFSYAQTNYTEDQKASYYIGLDIAQNMKRQGFSIDPNLMAQAIKDEFSDKPKLLPAGEKDTFLQGFMQKQNEKRQAEAKVKAEENKKKGAEFLAKNKLNKNVKTTASGLQYEVLKEGDGKAKPTASSTATVTYTGKLTDGTVFDSTDKNGGKPIEMNLSGVIPGWTEGIQLMSKGAKYRFYIPSNLAYGDNGAGGVIPPGAPLIFDVELVDFK from the coding sequence ATGAAAAAAACATTAATTACCTTAGTTCTTCTTACAGCAACTACTTTTTCTTATGCTCAGACCAACTATACTGAGGACCAAAAAGCATCTTACTACATCGGTTTGGATATTGCCCAAAACATGAAAAGACAAGGATTTTCTATAGATCCGAATCTTATGGCTCAGGCGATAAAAGATGAATTTTCGGATAAGCCGAAATTATTACCTGCCGGGGAAAAAGACACTTTCCTACAAGGTTTTATGCAGAAGCAAAATGAAAAAAGACAGGCTGAAGCCAAGGTAAAAGCTGAAGAAAATAAAAAGAAAGGGGCAGAGTTTCTTGCCAAAAACAAACTGAACAAAAACGTAAAAACAACAGCCAGCGGTTTGCAATATGAAGTATTGAAGGAAGGTGACGGAAAAGCAAAACCTACCGCATCAAGCACTGCTACCGTAACATACACCGGAAAACTGACAGACGGTACCGTTTTCGATTCTACCGATAAAAACGGCGGAAAACCGATCGAGATGAACCTTTCCGGAGTGATCCCGGGCTGGACAGAAGGTATCCAACTGATGAGCAAAGGCGCTAAATACAGATTTTACATCCCATCAAACCTTGCCTACGGAGATAATGGCGCAGGTGGAGTAATTCCTCCGGGAGCACCACTTATTTTTGATGTTGAGCTTGTGGATTTTAAATAA
- a CDS encoding DUF1361 domain-containing protein, protein MIKKLKENQRFEVTVLLIFMTLFCFSLSMFRYYISETKVFFFLNWNLFLAWIPFIISSFLLIFNIKSKISLVVAIAVWILFFPNSPYILTDLFHLKIRSSVPIWYDLVVILSYAWTGLFCGFISLLDIEKLLSAYFKKSTISLITISFLFLTSFGVYLGRFLRWNSWDILNNPFGLFNDIIVRIIYPMEYTKTWGVTILMGIMLNFMYFMMKSMKNINRTSYFQAH, encoded by the coding sequence ATGATAAAAAAATTAAAGGAAAATCAAAGATTTGAAGTGACTGTACTGCTCATTTTCATGACGTTATTCTGCTTCAGCCTTTCCATGTTCAGGTATTATATCAGTGAAACAAAAGTGTTCTTTTTTCTGAACTGGAATTTGTTTCTGGCCTGGATTCCGTTTATTATCAGTAGTTTTTTATTGATTTTTAATATTAAAAGTAAAATTTCGTTGGTTGTTGCTATCGCTGTCTGGATCTTGTTTTTTCCGAATTCACCTTATATTTTGACCGACCTTTTTCACCTGAAAATCAGAAGCTCAGTACCAATCTGGTATGACCTCGTGGTGATTCTTTCGTATGCATGGACAGGGCTTTTCTGCGGATTTATCAGCTTGCTGGATATCGAAAAATTACTTTCAGCCTATTTCAAAAAATCAACGATCAGCCTTATAACGATTTCCTTTTTATTTCTGACAAGTTTCGGCGTGTATCTCGGAAGATTTTTGAGATGGAACAGCTGGGATATTCTTAATAATCCTTTCGGTTTGTTCAATGATATTATTGTGAGAATCATCTATCCGATGGAATATACGAAAACCTGGGGAGTGACGATTTTAATGGGAATCATGCTCAATTTTATGTATTTTATGATGAAGTCGATGAAGAATATTAATAGGACATCGTATTTTCAAGCACATTAA
- a CDS encoding enoyl-CoA hydratase/isomerase family protein yields the protein MNEFVVSELKNNIAEITFGTPKSNSLPGAILEKLAQTILDEGVKDEVKAILIKSEGEKAFCAGASFDELLAIEELEASTKFFGGFAKVLNAMRNCGKIVVVRVQGKTTGGGVGIACGADYCFATKDSALALTEINLGIGPFVIGPYVERKIGKSQFSAMAIDADFRSAEWAEQHNVYHSVSATIEEMDAKLEKFLQTLASRSSDALALIKKVSWEGTDHFNDLMPARIHMSASLILEDSAKKSIESIKERLRVK from the coding sequence ATGAACGAATTCGTAGTTTCAGAACTTAAAAACAATATCGCCGAGATCACATTCGGAACTCCAAAAAGTAATTCTCTTCCGGGAGCTATTCTAGAAAAACTAGCACAGACCATTTTAGATGAAGGCGTAAAAGATGAGGTAAAAGCCATTCTCATAAAAAGTGAAGGTGAAAAAGCGTTTTGTGCTGGAGCCAGTTTCGACGAACTTTTAGCTATCGAAGAGCTGGAAGCGTCAACGAAATTTTTCGGTGGTTTTGCCAAAGTTTTGAATGCGATGAGAAACTGCGGTAAAATTGTTGTTGTAAGAGTTCAAGGAAAAACTACGGGCGGCGGTGTCGGAATTGCCTGCGGTGCAGATTATTGTTTTGCCACAAAAGATTCTGCTTTGGCTTTAACGGAAATTAATCTGGGAATCGGACCTTTCGTGATCGGGCCTTATGTAGAAAGAAAAATCGGGAAGTCCCAGTTTTCAGCAATGGCAATCGATGCAGATTTCAGATCAGCGGAATGGGCGGAACAGCATAATGTTTATCATTCAGTCTCAGCAACTATCGAAGAAATGGATGCAAAATTGGAAAAATTCCTTCAGACTTTGGCTTCAAGAAGCAGTGATGCATTAGCTTTAATTAAAAAAGTATCTTGGGAGGGAACAGATCATTTCAATGATTTAATGCCTGCAAGAATCCATATGAGCGCAAGCCTGATTTTGGAAGATTCTGCGAAAAAAAGCATAGAATCTATTAAAGAAAGGTTGAGGGTGAAGTAA
- the greA gene encoding transcription elongation factor GreA: protein MASYVTKEGLEKMKAELEQLETVERPKITQQIAEARDKGDLSENAEYDAAKEAQGMLEMRISKLKDVISTSKIIDESQLDTSKVSILTTVKLKNNVTKQEQVFTLVPDNESDLKTGKISVNTPIAKGLLGKVVGETAEITLPNGNKLSFEVLDITL, encoded by the coding sequence ATGGCAAGCTATGTTACAAAGGAGGGATTAGAGAAAATGAAAGCTGAGCTGGAACAGTTGGAAACTGTGGAAAGACCAAAAATTACTCAGCAGATTGCAGAAGCCAGAGACAAAGGAGATTTGTCTGAAAATGCAGAATACGATGCAGCGAAAGAAGCGCAAGGAATGCTTGAAATGAGAATTTCTAAGCTGAAGGATGTTATTTCTACTTCAAAAATCATAGACGAAAGTCAGCTAGATACTTCAAAAGTTTCGATCCTTACAACGGTGAAACTTAAAAATAACGTGACAAAACAGGAGCAGGTATTTACATTGGTCCCGGATAACGAAAGTGACCTTAAAACAGGGAAAATTTCTGTAAACACGCCGATTGCAAAAGGATTGTTGGGAAAAGTTGTGGGTGAAACCGCAGAAATCACTTTGCCGAACGGAAACAAGCTGTCTTTTGAAGTATTAGACATTACTCTATAA
- a CDS encoding RagB/SusD family nutrient uptake outer membrane protein — protein MKNIRKHSKRILVASSVLAVLALSSCHSDYLDTDPTTAVSEQAAFSTAGNLMAIINGMHRDMYSRQNSNQGQNGQGGIMIMMDALGEDLVFPSTGNGWYISTVRWQDQVNENASNDFYPYQFYYALIRNANMVIANGPSVPTPTAADAATVKQAIGEAYAFRAFCYYMLVQIYGKRFVPGILNTQLGVPLRLIADESPMKRNSVADVYIQINNDLNEAQNRLAGSTRTTKSHFDEKVVLGLKARVALTQGNYALAASSAKAARAGFNLMDNATYMAGFNNLAGNGEWMWGATIISDQTDYFGNFGAYMSRNYNSTNIRQAPKAVNSKLYNIFPTTDVRTKIFDPTGAHTSLGLPSNFAKFPYTSQKFLSASVSDSRVDVPYMRAAEMYLIEAEALVRLGDEANSKIVFNAFTKNRNPSYPGASTTGTAYINEILNSRRLELWGEGFRFFDLKRLNQDLDRTGANHSSIVDNNVMTVSSTDKRWEFLIPKAEINANPLIEQNPL, from the coding sequence ATGAAAAATATCAGAAAACATTCAAAAAGAATATTAGTGGCTTCTTCAGTATTGGCCGTACTTGCGTTGAGCTCTTGTCACAGCGATTATTTAGATACAGATCCTACTACTGCAGTTTCGGAGCAGGCAGCTTTCTCTACGGCAGGTAACCTGATGGCAATTATTAATGGGATGCATAGGGATATGTATTCTCGTCAGAATTCTAACCAAGGACAAAACGGGCAAGGTGGAATTATGATTATGATGGATGCATTAGGCGAAGACCTTGTATTCCCGTCTACAGGAAACGGATGGTACATCAGTACAGTAAGATGGCAGGATCAGGTAAATGAAAATGCTTCAAATGATTTTTACCCATACCAGTTTTATTATGCACTGATCAGAAATGCCAATATGGTTATAGCTAATGGACCTAGCGTTCCTACACCAACTGCTGCGGATGCTGCTACAGTAAAACAAGCTATTGGTGAAGCCTATGCTTTCAGAGCTTTCTGTTACTATATGCTCGTGCAGATTTATGGAAAAAGATTTGTGCCGGGTATTTTAAATACACAATTGGGAGTGCCATTAAGATTAATTGCCGATGAATCTCCTATGAAAAGAAACTCTGTAGCGGATGTTTATATTCAAATTAATAATGATTTGAATGAGGCACAGAACAGACTTGCCGGAAGTACGAGAACAACAAAATCGCATTTTGACGAAAAAGTTGTTTTAGGCTTAAAAGCAAGAGTAGCTTTGACACAAGGGAATTATGCTTTGGCAGCATCTTCTGCTAAAGCGGCAAGAGCCGGCTTCAACCTGATGGATAATGCTACTTATATGGCTGGATTCAATAATTTGGCAGGAAATGGAGAATGGATGTGGGGAGCTACTATTATTTCTGATCAAACTGATTATTTTGGAAATTTTGGAGCGTATATGTCTCGTAATTATAATTCTACCAATATCCGTCAGGCGCCTAAAGCTGTGAATAGTAAATTGTATAATATATTCCCGACGACAGATGTAAGAACAAAGATTTTTGATCCGACGGGAGCTCATACTTCTTTAGGGCTACCTTCGAATTTTGCGAAATTCCCTTACACAAGCCAGAAGTTTTTATCTGCAAGTGTTTCAGACAGTAGAGTAGATGTACCTTATATGAGAGCTGCAGAAATGTATCTTATTGAAGCTGAAGCATTGGTTAGATTGGGAGATGAGGCAAATTCTAAAATAGTATTTAATGCATTTACAAAAAACAGGAATCCGTCATATCCGGGAGCGTCTACAACAGGAACAGCTTATATAAATGAAATTCTGAATAGCAGAAGATTGGAGTTATGGGGTGAAGGATTCAGATTCTTTGACTTAAAAAGATTAAATCAGGATCTTGACAGAACCGGAGCTAATCATTCTTCAATTGTAGACAACAATGTAATGACGGTTTCAAGCACAGATAAACGATGGGAGTTTTTGATTCCTAAAGCTGAGATCAATGCAAATCCGCTTATAGAGCAAAACCCTTTATAA
- a CDS encoding winged helix-turn-helix domain-containing protein: MIKINQLNKEFESRVRLGIMSVLMVNDWVDFSEMKSLLEVTDGNMASHSNALEKAGYIEVKKEFVGKKPRTSYRVTQSGRQAFTEHLNALEKLLGK, encoded by the coding sequence ATGATAAAAATAAATCAACTCAACAAAGAATTCGAAAGCCGTGTAAGATTGGGCATTATGTCCGTTCTTATGGTCAACGACTGGGTTGATTTTTCGGAGATGAAAAGCTTACTGGAGGTTACGGATGGTAATATGGCCAGTCACAGCAACGCTTTGGAAAAAGCTGGATATATTGAAGTGAAAAAAGAATTTGTAGGTAAAAAACCACGAACATCTTACCGTGTTACCCAAAGCGGAAGGCAGGCTTTCACCGAGCATTTAAATGCTTTGGAAAAATTATTGGGTAAATAA
- a CDS encoding Coq4 family protein, with the protein MKKIRVQFLLFVYEKTQKLYRKYFKKKKRQWQFTEKQLLEFQEDSLGRKLGEFYKKHGFTMIPKMENHDVHHLITGCGTNFEDEIAMQFLLLGNGKLNAHLLAAVVLGTLILPEYLKMYIRAFKKGQNMRPFYHWDFEALLWQNFDHLKDFIQQKETAVIY; encoded by the coding sequence ATGAAAAAAATACGTGTTCAATTCCTGCTTTTTGTATACGAAAAAACTCAAAAGCTGTACAGAAAATACTTCAAAAAGAAGAAAAGACAATGGCAGTTTACAGAAAAGCAATTGCTTGAATTTCAGGAAGATTCTCTGGGAAGAAAACTTGGGGAATTTTACAAAAAACATGGCTTTACCATGATTCCGAAAATGGAAAATCATGATGTTCACCATCTCATTACAGGTTGCGGAACCAATTTCGAAGATGAAATTGCCATGCAGTTTCTCCTTCTGGGAAACGGAAAACTGAATGCCCATCTTTTGGCCGCCGTTGTTTTAGGAACTCTGATTTTGCCGGAATATTTAAAAATGTATATAAGAGCATTTAAAAAAGGACAAAATATGCGTCCGTTTTACCATTGGGATTTTGAAGCTTTGCTTTGGCAGAATTTTGATCACTTGAAAGATTTTATCCAACAGAAAGAAACAGCCGTAATTTATTAA